A single region of the Zonotrichia leucophrys gambelii isolate GWCS_2022_RI chromosome 9, RI_Zleu_2.0, whole genome shotgun sequence genome encodes:
- the SFT2D3 gene encoding vesicle transport protein SFT2C, producing MADLGRQLHEYLAQSKASAAATGPSAVPAAPAAGGSQEEAGDGGGLRAWLGALNPFPPGSAPGATVWPWTGEEDPWLPGLSRWQRLAGSGLCVLLAALCFGLAGLCVPLLLLRARKFALLWSLGSLCALGAAALLRGPTRLLREPGRGALLYLGALFGTLYAALALRSTALTALGAAAQLGIAATALLAALPGGAAGLRRLAALLRAAVCGRGKAALPL from the coding sequence ATGGCGGACCTGGGCCGGCAGCTGCACGAGTACCTCGCGCAGTCCAAGGCCTCTGCTGCCGCCACCGGCCCCAGCGCGGTCCCCGCAGCGCCGGCGGCCGGCGGCTCGCAGGAGGAGGCGGGGGACGGCGGCGGGCTGCGGGCCTGGCTGGGGGCGCTGAACCCGTTCCCGCCGGGCAGTGCCCCGGGCGCCACGGTGTGGCCTTGGACGGGAGAGGAGGACCCGTGGCTGCCGGGGCTGTCGCGCTGGCAGCGGCTGGCGGGCAGCGGGCTGTGCGTGCTTCTGGCCGCGCTGTGCTTCGGGCTGGCCGGGCTGTGcgtgccgctgctgctgctgcgcgCCCGCAAGTTCGCGCTGCTCTGGTCGCTGGGCTCGCTGTGCGCGCTGGGCGCCGCCGCGCTGCTGCGCGGGCCCACCCGGCTGCTGCGGGAGCCCGGCCGCGGGGCGCTGCTCTACCTCGGCGCGCTCTTCGGGACGCTGTACGCCGCGCTGGCGCTGCGCAGCACCGCGCTCACCGCGCTGGGCGCCGCCGCGCAGCTCGGCATCGCCGCCACGGCGCTCCTGGCCGCGCTGCCCGGCGGTGCCGCCGGCCTGCGCCGCCTGGCCGCGCTGCTCCGCGCCGCTGTGTGCGGCCGAGGCAAGGCGGCGCTGCCGCTGTGA
- the FBXL12 gene encoding F-box/LRR-repeat protein 12 produces the protein MAARPALPDSVLVQVLALLPLRDRLRAARVCRRWQQLAQDRAVWTHVDLSPHRISRRTLWHLVRHRLPDSLSTLRMRGAPRSGGKQRLLSPALLAALRERCPRLHRLCLTETDLRHVPYESMPASVTTLELSLCDIPDAWFCVSPSVPPPQVQHLAIHSIPTFSDHHLLNISSQNHLKTLSLCGTYGVTDMGIQAAAPHLEELERLTLRHCIIGDAAMVFIGRHMKQLRYLEISNAYFLTNRGLVAIVTLEHLETLCLDLYDLVSLGTVIALLQVLPRLNHLKLGGTCFEDELLGKIQENFPHCTISHTL, from the exons ATGGCGGCGCGGCCGGCCCTGCCCGACTCGGTGCTGGTGCAggtgctggcgctgctgccGCTGCGGGACCGGCTGCGAGCGGCCAG GGTGTGCCGGCGGTGGCAGCAGCTGGCGCAGGACCGAGCGGTCTGGACACATGTGGATCTGAGCCCTCACCGG ATCAGCCGCCGCACGCTGTGGCACCTGGTGCGGCACCGCCTCCCCGACAGCCTGAGCACGCTGCGGATGCGGGGCGCGCCTCGCTCCGGCGGCAAGCAGCGGCTCCTCTCGCCggcactgctggctgccctTCGGGAGCGCTGCCCCCGGCTCCATCGGCTGTGCCTGACCGAGACCGACCTCCGCCATGTCCCGTACGAGAGCATGCCCGCCTCTGTCACCACGCTGGAGCTGAGCCTCTGCGACATCCCCGACGCCTGGTTCTGCGTGTCCCCTTCGGTGCCGCCGCCACAGGTACAACACCTCGCTATCCACAGCATTCCCACCTTTTCTGACCATCATCTTCTTAACATTTCCTCACAGAACCACTTGAAGACGCTGAGCCTTTGCGGCACGTACGGCGTCACTGACATGGGGATCCAAGCGGCAGCTCCgcacctggaggagctggaacGCCTGACCCTGCGGCACTGCATCATTGGCGATGCTGCCATGGTGTTCATCGGGCGGCACATGAAGCAGCTCCGCTACCTGGAAATCAGCAACGCCTACTTCCTGACAAACAGGGGGCTGGTGGCTATCGTGAccctggagcacctggagaCGCTGTGCCTTGACCTCTATGATTTGGTCTCCCTTGGTACTGTTATCGCTTTGCTGCAAGTGCTGCCTCGCCTGAACCACCTCAAATTAGGTGGAACTTGCTTTGAAGATGAACTCCTCGGTAAAATTCAGGAGAATTTTCCACATTGCACCATATCTCACACTCTGTGA
- the ESPNL gene encoding espin-like protein, which yields MAEVREEPPAPRAVRVCRICVDFLQSPAAAVEPCGHVFCHACIQPQAGPDAAATCPTCQGPIGGIRVLQGQESRAGLAPRRPRRRLHPFVVRWRQRQQRQQQQNQNQQQNQNQQQQQNQQEARQDPAPLSSQLSPRCRRRPAPLPPQPPGPAGMEPGRSVPAELKLRKPSQRAGIPAPFLAHSDGAPGPAGPPRPDPAEVDAESLVPTHDERGRLIPEWKRQVMVRRLRARLADEEPAGGQVRGARGTPGERASWSFSPSHQGVLGPFGELLTETDLYQLERAVESLRLRRRGEVYQSELRRLVRELRALLPAPLLNISVRSPPPAPGQPLPVWCGRLAVAVNSLAALLGNMEGLPAPRAAAAVPAAPCALPAAAGHPREPGGSLAQREIRQCGVCVRSLRGAFEPAWGAAGSAPAGPREAEAASDSGISCEEAFSDGGSPRQGKRQGPEWGSLRKERIVMLFLSHWRRSAYAPLRPAGAGDPRETAGSGAGAAARLARQRAAIQKLLNGWRDAASRRPPPPPPARTLLSPEQFVSAAGGGPAEYESLSLELFMLGYFRILEQDLSPEERRGRHLLCFEVFEQLGRHGWRAVRAFHRAVIDEIAAGRRGWRDGFDDIKARYFGTPHGPGQLPGLPGDEGDEICRYIDRSFAFWKEKEAEIFSLEE from the exons ATGGCAGAGGTCAGGGAGGAGCCCCCCGCGCCCCGAGCCGTGCGGGTGTGCCGCATCTGCGTGGATTTCCTGCAGAGCCCCGCTGCTGCCGTGGAGCCCTGCGGACACGTGTTCTGCCACGCCTGCATCCAGCCCCAGGCCGGGCCCGACGCCGCCGCCACCTGCCCGACCTGCCAAGGGCCCATCGGGGGCATCCGcgtgctgcagggccaggagagccgggccgggctggccccgcgccggccccgccgccgcctccatCCCTTCGTGGTGCGCTGGCGccagcggcagcagcggcagcagcagcagaaccagaaccagcagcagaaccagaaccagcagcagcagcagaaccagcaGGA ggcacgACAGGACCCGGCCCCCTtgagcagccagctcagcccccGCTGCAG GAGGAGGCCCGCGCCTCTGCCCCCGCAGCCGCCGGGCCCggcagggatggagcccggCAGGTCGGTGCCGGCCGAGCTGAAGCTCCGCAAGCCCTCGCAGCGGGCCGGGATCCCGGCGCCCTTCCTCGCACACTCG GACGGGGCGCCCGGGCCGGCGGGGCCCCCCAGGCCGGACCCCGCGGAGGTGGACGCGGAATCGCTGGTGCCCACGCACGATGAGCGGGGCCGGCTCATCCCCGAGTGGAAGCGGCAGGTGATGGTGCGGCGGCTGCGGGCCCGGCTGGCGGACGAGGAGCCGGCGGGAGGGCAGGTACGAGGGGCCCGGGGAACACCGGGGGAACGGGC CTCCTGGAGCTTCTCGCCCTCCCACCAAGGCGTGCTGGGCCCGTTCGGGGAGCTGCTGACCGAGACAGACCTGTATCAGTTGGAGAGGGCAGTGGAGAGCCTGCGGCTGCGGCGGCGCGGCGAGGTGTACCAGAGCGAGCTGCGGCGCCTGGTGCGGGAGCTGCGCGCCCTCCTGCCCGCCCCGCTGCTCAACATCTCCGTCCGCAGCCCCCCGCCCGCTCCGGGCCAGCCCCTGCCCGTCTGGTGCGGCCGCCTGGCCGTCGCCGTCAACAGCCTGGCCGCGCTGCTGGGCAACATGGAGGGGCTGCCGGCTCCCCGCGCTGCCGCGGCCGTGCCCGCCGCTCCCTGCGCTCTCCCCGCGGCCGCCGGGCATCCCCGGGAGCCGGggggcagcctggcacagcgGGAGATCCGGCAGTGCGGGGTTTGCGTCCGCAGCCTGCGCGGCGCCTTCGAGCCCGCCTGGGGGGCGGCGGGCAGCGCTCCGGCCGGGCCCCGCGAGGCGGAGGCCGCCAGCGACTCGGGCATCAGCTGCGAGGAGGCGTTTTCCGACGGCGGCTCCCCGCGGCAGGGGAAGCGGCAGGGGCCGGAGTGGGGCAGCTTGAGGAAGGAACGGATCGTGATGCTCTTCCTGAGCCACTGGAGACGCTCCGCGTACGCGCCCTTACggcccgccggggccggggaCCCTCGGGAGAcagcggggagcggggccggggctgcggcccgCCTGGCCCGGCAGCGAGCGGCCATCCAGAAGCTGCTGAACGGCTGGAGGGACGCCGCCTcccgccggccgccgccgccgccccccgcccgcacCCTGCTCTCCCCGGAGCAGTTCGTgtcggcggcgggcggcggcccgGCCGAGTACGAGAGCCTGTCGCTGGAGCTGTTCATGCTGGGCTATTTCCGCATCCTGGAGCAGGACCTGTCCCCCGAGGAGCGCCGAGGCCGCCACCTGCTCTGTTTCGAGGTGTTCGAGCAGCTGGGCCGGCACGGCTGGCGGGCGGTGCGCGCCTTCCACCGCGCCGTCATCGACGAGATCGCGGCCGGGCGGCGCGGCTGGCGCGACGGCTTCGACGACATCAAGGCTCGCTACTTCGGGACTCCGCACGGCCCGGGCCAgctgccggggctgcccggCGACGAGGGGGACGAGATTTGTCGCTACATCGATCGCAGCTTCGCCTtttggaaggagaaggaggccGAGatcttcagcctggaggagtga
- the KLHL30 gene encoding kelch-like protein 30 isoform X1: MSRQGERETPSPFPSRDSLASRCSGSARLPFPAAIAGTMVRNMDDFDFCLPSHAQGVLEGLQQFRTNPKLADVTLVAGGREFPCHRGILALCSHYFYAMFSGDFAESIAARVELKEVDPSALEMLLDFAYTGKVTINQGNVEGLMRTSSQLHFPAIQKVCSRYLRQQMDATNCLGICEFGESHGCPEVSSKAWSFLQENFEAVSLQEEFLQLSKERLAVYLSNDQLQVQEERSLVEAVLRWVRHEPGSRAQFLPELLELTHLVSLPDQYLQNLLATEPLVRDSDASKALVARSRTMGQSGTGALKNPPAPPQKLEEVLVVVGGRVLEDGEDEERGLEMPAATRNFAFYNPKSRRWMALPDFPDYNKWGFSLVALNNDVYVTGGSRGSQNDTWSTTQAWCFCPRDGVWQPIASMLRARTNHTSAVLNGEIYVIGGTTVDVVEVERYDPYNKSWCAISPALKYVSNFAAASCLGKLYLVGSCAVKYNALTLQCYNPVQDLWSVITSPFIPKYLSAPRCATLRGLIYLIGDNTKKVHVYNPEANIWQKVQLLHTLHENGGMVALGDRLFVTGGHWKGMDGDYRVEMEVYDCSKDLWTREGSLPCLWLFHSSSSIFMDTSKWTEPFQGDHGW; this comes from the exons ATGTCGCGACAGGGCGAGAGGGAGACGCCGTCGCCTTTTCCTAGCAGGGACTCCCTCGCCTCCCGCTGCTCGGGCAGCGCCCGCCTGCCATTCCCCGCGGCCATCGCCGGCACCATGGTGAGGAACATGGACGACTTTGATTTCTGCCTGCCTTCGCACGCCCAGGGCgtgctggaggggctgcagcagttCCGCACCAACCCCAAACTGGCCGACGTGACGCTGGTGGCGGGCGGGCGGGAGTTTCCCTGCCACCGAGGCATCCTGGCCCTCTGCAGCCACTACTTCTATGCCATGTTCTCCGGTGACTTTGCCGAGAGCATCGCAGCGCGGGTGGAGCTCAAGGAAGTGGACCCCAGTGCGCTGGAGATGCTGCTCGATTTTGCCTACACGGGAAAGGTCACCATCAACCAGGGCAACGTGGAGGGGCTGATGAGGACCTCCAGCCAGCTCCACTTCCCTGCCATCCAGAAGGTCTGCAGCCGCTACCTCCGGCAGCAGATGGATGCCACCAACTGCCTAGGTATCTGTGAGTTTGGTGAGAGCCACGGCTGCCCTGAGGTCTCCTCCAAGGCCTGGTCTTTCTTGCAGGAGAACTTTGAAGCCGTCTCTCTTCAGGAGGAGTTCCTCCAGCTCTCCAAGGAGAGGCTGGCTGTCTACCTGTCCAATGaccagctgcaggtgcaggaggagcGGAGCCTGGTGGAGGCTGTGCTGCGCTGGGTACGCCACGAGCCGGGATCCCGAGCCCAGTTCCTGccggagctgctggagctgaccCACCTTGTGTCGCTGCCTGACCAGTACCTGCAGAACCTCCTCGCCACTGAGCCTCTCGTTCGTGACTCAGATGCCAGCAAGGCGCTCGTCGCCCGCTCCCGCACCATG GGACAGAGTGGCACCGGTGCCCTGAAgaaccccccagccccaccacagaagctggaggaggtgctggtggtggTTGGTGGCCGTGTGCTGGAGGatggtgaggatgaggagagggGGCTGGAAATGCCGGCTGCCACCAGGAACTTTGCCTTCTACAACCCCAAGAGCA ggcgATGGATGgctctgcctgacttccctgaTTACAACAAGTGGGGCTTTTCCCTGGTGGCTCTGAACAACGATGTGTATGTCACAG GTGGCTCCCGGGGCTCCCAGAATGACACGTGGTCAACGACACAGGCCTGGTGTTTCTGCCCCAGGGACGGGGTGTGGCAGCCCATCGCTTCCATGCTGAGAGCCAGGACAAACCACACCAGCGCCGTCCTCAACGGCGAGATCTACGTGATCGGGG GGACAACAGTGGACGTGGTGGAGGTGGAGCGCTACGACCCGTACAACAAGAGCTGGTGTGCCATCAGCCCAGCCCTCAAGTACGTGAGCAATTTTGCAGCTGCCAGCTGCCTGGGCAAGCTCTACCTGGTGGGCTCCTGCGCCGTCAAGTACAACGCGCTCACTCTGCAGTGCTACAACCCCGTTCAAG ATCTGTGGAGTGTGATCACATCTCCCTTCATCCCCAAGTACCTCTCAGCCCCACGCTGTGCCACCCTGCGCGGGCTCATCTACCTCATCGGGGATAACACCAAGAAGGTTCACGTGTACAACCCAGAGGCCAACATCTGGCAGAAG GTGCAGCTCCTACACACCCTGCATGAGAACGGggggatggtggcactgggtgaccGGCTCTTTGTCACCGGTGGCCACTGGAAGGGCATGGACGGGGACTACCGGGTGGAAATGGAGGTGTACGACTGCTCCAAGGACCTCTGGACACGCGagggctccctgccctgcctctggctcttccacagctcctcctccatcttCATGGACACCTCCAAATGGACAGAACCTTTCCAGGGTGACCATGGGTGGTAG
- the KLHL30 gene encoding kelch-like protein 30 isoform X2, whose protein sequence is MVRNMDDFDFCLPSHAQGVLEGLQQFRTNPKLADVTLVAGGREFPCHRGILALCSHYFYAMFSGDFAESIAARVELKEVDPSALEMLLDFAYTGKVTINQGNVEGLMRTSSQLHFPAIQKVCSRYLRQQMDATNCLGICEFGESHGCPEVSSKAWSFLQENFEAVSLQEEFLQLSKERLAVYLSNDQLQVQEERSLVEAVLRWVRHEPGSRAQFLPELLELTHLVSLPDQYLQNLLATEPLVRDSDASKALVARSRTMGQSGTGALKNPPAPPQKLEEVLVVVGGRVLEDGEDEERGLEMPAATRNFAFYNPKSRRWMALPDFPDYNKWGFSLVALNNDVYVTGGSRGSQNDTWSTTQAWCFCPRDGVWQPIASMLRARTNHTSAVLNGEIYVIGGTTVDVVEVERYDPYNKSWCAISPALKYVSNFAAASCLGKLYLVGSCAVKYNALTLQCYNPVQDLWSVITSPFIPKYLSAPRCATLRGLIYLIGDNTKKVHVYNPEANIWQKVQLLHTLHENGGMVALGDRLFVTGGHWKGMDGDYRVEMEVYDCSKDLWTREGSLPCLWLFHSSSSIFMDTSKWTEPFQGDHGW, encoded by the exons ATGGTGAGGAACATGGACGACTTTGATTTCTGCCTGCCTTCGCACGCCCAGGGCgtgctggaggggctgcagcagttCCGCACCAACCCCAAACTGGCCGACGTGACGCTGGTGGCGGGCGGGCGGGAGTTTCCCTGCCACCGAGGCATCCTGGCCCTCTGCAGCCACTACTTCTATGCCATGTTCTCCGGTGACTTTGCCGAGAGCATCGCAGCGCGGGTGGAGCTCAAGGAAGTGGACCCCAGTGCGCTGGAGATGCTGCTCGATTTTGCCTACACGGGAAAGGTCACCATCAACCAGGGCAACGTGGAGGGGCTGATGAGGACCTCCAGCCAGCTCCACTTCCCTGCCATCCAGAAGGTCTGCAGCCGCTACCTCCGGCAGCAGATGGATGCCACCAACTGCCTAGGTATCTGTGAGTTTGGTGAGAGCCACGGCTGCCCTGAGGTCTCCTCCAAGGCCTGGTCTTTCTTGCAGGAGAACTTTGAAGCCGTCTCTCTTCAGGAGGAGTTCCTCCAGCTCTCCAAGGAGAGGCTGGCTGTCTACCTGTCCAATGaccagctgcaggtgcaggaggagcGGAGCCTGGTGGAGGCTGTGCTGCGCTGGGTACGCCACGAGCCGGGATCCCGAGCCCAGTTCCTGccggagctgctggagctgaccCACCTTGTGTCGCTGCCTGACCAGTACCTGCAGAACCTCCTCGCCACTGAGCCTCTCGTTCGTGACTCAGATGCCAGCAAGGCGCTCGTCGCCCGCTCCCGCACCATG GGACAGAGTGGCACCGGTGCCCTGAAgaaccccccagccccaccacagaagctggaggaggtgctggtggtggTTGGTGGCCGTGTGCTGGAGGatggtgaggatgaggagagggGGCTGGAAATGCCGGCTGCCACCAGGAACTTTGCCTTCTACAACCCCAAGAGCA ggcgATGGATGgctctgcctgacttccctgaTTACAACAAGTGGGGCTTTTCCCTGGTGGCTCTGAACAACGATGTGTATGTCACAG GTGGCTCCCGGGGCTCCCAGAATGACACGTGGTCAACGACACAGGCCTGGTGTTTCTGCCCCAGGGACGGGGTGTGGCAGCCCATCGCTTCCATGCTGAGAGCCAGGACAAACCACACCAGCGCCGTCCTCAACGGCGAGATCTACGTGATCGGGG GGACAACAGTGGACGTGGTGGAGGTGGAGCGCTACGACCCGTACAACAAGAGCTGGTGTGCCATCAGCCCAGCCCTCAAGTACGTGAGCAATTTTGCAGCTGCCAGCTGCCTGGGCAAGCTCTACCTGGTGGGCTCCTGCGCCGTCAAGTACAACGCGCTCACTCTGCAGTGCTACAACCCCGTTCAAG ATCTGTGGAGTGTGATCACATCTCCCTTCATCCCCAAGTACCTCTCAGCCCCACGCTGTGCCACCCTGCGCGGGCTCATCTACCTCATCGGGGATAACACCAAGAAGGTTCACGTGTACAACCCAGAGGCCAACATCTGGCAGAAG GTGCAGCTCCTACACACCCTGCATGAGAACGGggggatggtggcactgggtgaccGGCTCTTTGTCACCGGTGGCCACTGGAAGGGCATGGACGGGGACTACCGGGTGGAAATGGAGGTGTACGACTGCTCCAAGGACCTCTGGACACGCGagggctccctgccctgcctctggctcttccacagctcctcctccatcttCATGGACACCTCCAAATGGACAGAACCTTTCCAGGGTGACCATGGGTGGTAG
- the ERFE gene encoding erythroferrone isoform X2 — protein sequence MRLPELCLALLCAAGTGTEAPRAARERPLAPERGAARVDPRQAWMLLAGSPGRDSGERGRGGSGALTAPAGPGTPGKSTAGAGAGPAVPEELLRELQLLLRGTAKMCRTAGEGSKEEESSKGSAQRRVEAAFHCRTRADIAVEQKTWLELGQFYIPEREEMFQRGPGLNLTSGQYTAPLAGFYTFSSTLHIARREPRRKRQGCRGSRLRLLICVQSCCQHNSHLESVSQLESSGELFTITVTGTLYLQAGQHASVFVDNTAGSPLTIQSGSDFSAVLLGV from the exons ATGCGGCTGCCGGAGCTGTGCCTGGCGCTGCTCTGCGCCGCCGGCACCGGCACCGAAGCGCCGCGGGCAGCCCGGGAGCGGCCGCTGGCCCCGGAGCGCGGCGCGGCCCGTGTGGATCCCCGGCAGGCCTGGATGCTGCTGGCCGGGAGCCCCGGGAGGGACAGCGGAGAGCGGGGCCGTGGCGGCTCCGGGGCTCTCACGGCCCCAGCGGGCCCCGGCACCCCGGGGAAATCAACCGCGGGAGCCGGGGCTGGCCCGGCCGTGcccgaggagctgctgagggagctgcagctcctgctcagag GCACGGCAAAGATGTGCAGgacagctggggaagggtctaaggaggaggaaagcagcaaaggcagcGCCCAGCGTCGTGTGGAAGCGGCCTTCCATTGCCGGACGCGTGCAGACATCGCTGTGGAGCAGAAGAcgtggctggagctggggcagttctaCATT CCTGAGAGGGAGGAGATGTTCCAGCGTGGCCCGGGGCTGAACCTGACCAGCGGGCAGTACACAGCCCCCCTTGCGGGATTCTACACCTTCAGCAGCACGCTGCACATCG CGCGCAGGGAGCCGCGGAGGAAGAGGCAGGGATGCCGCGGGAGCCGCCTGCGGCTGCTGATCTGCGTGcagtcctgctgccagcacaacAG CCATCTGGAGAGCGTAtcccagctggagagcagcgGGGAGCTTTTCACCATCACTGTCACAGGCACCCTTTACCTGCAG gctgggcagcatgCCTCTGTTTTTGTGGACAACACGGCAGGCTCTCCCCTCACCATTCAAAGTGGCTCCgatttcagtgctgtgctgctgggagtgTGA
- the ERFE gene encoding erythroferrone isoform X1, whose protein sequence is MRLPELCLALLCAAGTGTEAPRAARERPLAPERGAARVDPRQAWMLLAGSPGRDSGERGRGGSGALTAPAGPGTPGKSTAGAGAGPAVPEELLRELQLLLRGTAKMCRTAGEGSKEEESSKGSAQRRVEAAFHCRTRADIAVEQKTWLELGQFYIPEREEMFQRGPGLNLTSGQYTAPLAGFYTFSSTLHIARREPRRKRQGCRGSRLRLLICVQSCCQHNSHLESVSQLESSGELFTITVTGTLYLQCCAAGSVKRLNRAEPRPFPLPATIVPPLLSTKPKEEHLLMQGAAVWSDTAHAEDGQKIMKEMMMMMTVIKQPEQDLKAFTFI, encoded by the exons ATGCGGCTGCCGGAGCTGTGCCTGGCGCTGCTCTGCGCCGCCGGCACCGGCACCGAAGCGCCGCGGGCAGCCCGGGAGCGGCCGCTGGCCCCGGAGCGCGGCGCGGCCCGTGTGGATCCCCGGCAGGCCTGGATGCTGCTGGCCGGGAGCCCCGGGAGGGACAGCGGAGAGCGGGGCCGTGGCGGCTCCGGGGCTCTCACGGCCCCAGCGGGCCCCGGCACCCCGGGGAAATCAACCGCGGGAGCCGGGGCTGGCCCGGCCGTGcccgaggagctgctgagggagctgcagctcctgctcagag GCACGGCAAAGATGTGCAGgacagctggggaagggtctaaggaggaggaaagcagcaaaggcagcGCCCAGCGTCGTGTGGAAGCGGCCTTCCATTGCCGGACGCGTGCAGACATCGCTGTGGAGCAGAAGAcgtggctggagctggggcagttctaCATT CCTGAGAGGGAGGAGATGTTCCAGCGTGGCCCGGGGCTGAACCTGACCAGCGGGCAGTACACAGCCCCCCTTGCGGGATTCTACACCTTCAGCAGCACGCTGCACATCG CGCGCAGGGAGCCGCGGAGGAAGAGGCAGGGATGCCGCGGGAGCCGCCTGCGGCTGCTGATCTGCGTGcagtcctgctgccagcacaacAG CCATCTGGAGAGCGTAtcccagctggagagcagcgGGGAGCTTTTCACCATCACTGTCACAGGCACCCTTTACCTGCAG tgctgtgctgctgggagtgTGAAGAGGCTGAACCGTGCTGAACCCAGacccttccctctgcctgccaCCATCGTGCctcccctgctcagcaccaagCCTAAGGAAGAACATTTGCTcatgcagggagctgcagtctGGTCCGATACTGCTCATGCTGAAGATGGACAAAAGATCATGAaggagatgatgatgatgatgacagtAATAAAGCAGCCTGAGCAGGACCTAAAGGCATTCACTTTTATCTAA